The genomic window TAGCAGAAACAGCGGCCACGGTGCCGTTGATGGCAACCTGTGTGCCGAAGGTATGATTGGTGTTGCCATTGGATGCCTCTAACTTGGCGGTCTCCGACCATTGCGTCCCGGAGAATTCGAACAGGTAGGCCGCACCGCTTTTGTCCGCCGCCCCCGTTGCATATCGTGCACCCACGATCAGTTTACTTTCTTCGCTGAAGTCCACGTCGAACCCGAAGTCTTCGAATAGCGAACCATCGGAGGCCACCAGCTTGTCGTTCTCGGTCCATTCCGACCCGTCAGGAGTGTACACGTAGACGGCTCCGGTCCTCTGGTCGTCTCCGTACGCGCCGACCGCCAGAAGGTCCGGCCCCAGAGCCAGCGACGTGCCGAGAAAATCACTCAGGTCTCCGTCCGACGCGGTAACCTTGGCGTCGGGCAGCCAGGCCGGACCGGTGAAAGTGTACACGAAGGCAGCGCCCGACGAAGCCCCGTTCTCTCCGTCTCCAGGCGCGCCTATGGCAAGGCGGTCTCCATCAACGTCGATTGACCATCCGAATGTTGCGGGCCACGTGTTCACCGGCGGTCCGAGAACCTGGTACGTCGTCCATTCGGAGGCCAGATATCGGAAAGCGTATGCGCCACCCACCCGGTCGTCCTTCATAGGCGCTCCAACGACGATGTTGTCGCCGCTGACAGCCACAGCAAATCCGAAGTTATCCATGGCGGCACCATCAGGTGCGGTGAGAACAGCCTCTTCGTTCCAGCGGGACCCGTCGTACCGGAACACGTAGGCGGAACCCATGCCGCCGTTCACGTTGGACGCACCGACGACGGCCACGTCGCCGTCGATATCTACCGAATAGCCGAAGCGGTCAGCGTGGGCGCCGTCGCTGGCAAACAGCGTATCGGGAATCTGGGCGAGCGCAGGCACTGTCCCAGCAAGAAGTAGTAGTAGGATAGCGCAGCCTATAATCGGGCCGGGGTCGGACATGACTATGGTGAGTCGAACGGTCTTGTTCATGTGCATTCCAGATTGGTGATCGAGCGTGGCAAAAATGATCGTCCGCCGGGTGCACACCCACAAGGGGGGATTCCCCCACACGAGCCAGGACTGTAGTACCTGAATTGCGCTTGCTCTTGATGGCCGCCACAATAATCGTCAAAACCGTGTACCCCGTGCGTACCCGCCAAAACGCGCTCTCGCTATGACAGACTGCTCGGCAGTGTCTCAAAGCTTATGTCCTTCCCAATGGCATTGCAGAGGTCAGGAGTTCGACTCTCCTTGGCTCCACGTTGGATCCCATCGGACAAGCCCAAATCAGGCAGTTCTGATGGGGTCGGTAATTCGAGCTCCTTGTCGAGTGCCGCACACTCTGACCACACCCGTCCGATTCGTGTACCCTATTGGTACCCTCGGCGAGTCGGCCCTTTGGAATGCCCGAGAGACAACTCCGACCTGCTACCTAACCACCACCATTCGCTTTGCGTCGAAGTAGTTTCTGGCCTGGAGGTCGTAGAGGTAGATGCCGGATGAGAGACCAGTGGCGTCGAAAG from Rhodothermales bacterium includes these protein-coding regions:
- a CDS encoding T9SS type A sorting domain-containing protein; this encodes MNKTVRLTIVMSDPGPIIGCAILLLLLAGTVPALAQIPDTLFASDGAHADRFGYSVDIDGDVAVVGASNVNGGMGSAYVFRYDGSRWNEEAVLTAPDGAAMDNFGFAVAVSGDNIVVGAPMKDDRVGGAYAFRYLASEWTTYQVLGPPVNTWPATFGWSIDVDGDRLAIGAPGDGENGASSGAAFVYTFTGPAWLPDAKVTASDGDLSDFLGTSLALGPDLLAVGAYGDDQRTGAVYVYTPDGSEWTENDKLVASDGSLFEDFGFDVDFSEESKLIVGARYATGAADKSGAAYLFEFSGTQWSETAKLEASNGNTNHTFGTQVAINGTVAAVSATAAPIPGPANSGVVYLYRLENQIWIEKNILLAPDETKVQQYGLSIAAQEDEIVVGAMSAENSKGVASGAAFVYGLGLQSVGVDDTEVVSEFRLDQNYPNPFNPTTTIAYALPRPAEVTLTVCNVLGRQVRMLASGVQPAGAYEVTFDAAGLPSGVYFYRLTAAEYGETKRMVVVK